The genomic DNA CTGCTTTCATTGTGTGACTCCAAAAATACAGTTCTGAATTCAAGAGACCGTGAGTCCAGATAAAGTCGGGCTGGTTATTGAACGGATAATGAATATTTTGCAGAGTTTAAATTCTGATCAAGGGTATGCAGTATCAGACTCGCAGAGGTGGCATCTCCGGAAATCCATCCCACTTTGCCACTGGCAGGGAATTGAAATGCGTTATTGCTGTTGTGAATTCTGGAGTCAGAAATTAGCTGAACATTACTCAAGGCTTGACCGTATTGATCGACGATAATGGAATAGGTGTTCTGGTACTCTCCATTGATAAGATACTCCCAGAGCACAGCATATCTCTGATTTCCTATAGGGGCGACTCGAGGCCGTTCGTAACTGTCCCGGCGACCAGGGTTCTGCGGGGGCATCGCAAGCTTAAATGAGCGCACTTCATCACTGTAAACTTCCGTCTTGTTTGGCCATCGCCAGTTGGGCAGTGATTCAAAATTCTTAGGTATGCTGACAAACCAGACTGGTAATCCGTTCTCGGGATTCACGCCAAAATTCGGATGCGAGAAGACCACCAGATACCCAGAAGGGGTCTGAACTAATCCGCCCAGCAGTAATTCGTGATGATCATTTTTGAAGACCAGCTTGTGATCACTCCAAGACATTTGACCATTGCTGCCAGGCGAGAGTTTTGAAAGAACGATCCCTCTTTCATGGGCTTGTGCCTGCACAAAATCCCGACCATCATAAATGGTCTGTAAATCTCCGCAGTGCATTCCCCCCCCTTCGCGAAAAACGCTTTGTCCAGCTGTATTCACGGCGAGAATGCACATGGTATCGTGCACATAGCCATCGGCTCCGGGAATATTATGAGCAAACGAGGCTGTGAGGACTCCATTACCATGTACCAGCTGAGAGCGAACACTGAATCGACCATCCGATGGAGAAACTAATAACGGATTATAGATCCCCCATTTTCGATAGTATGATTCCTGATTAAGATCGACGAATAATTGTGGCGACTGGCTGCCTGGAGGAAGCTTCAGAATGTTGAGAATGTTTTTGCGCCTGGCATTAGGATTCATTGAGGCAACGACTTTCTCACCAGTCCCTGTCATCAAGTAACGGTTTCCTTGTGAATCCTTAGTGAATCCGGCGAGTATGGGCAACGCATTGGAGATTTTGATGTGGTTTCCATTCTTCCATTGTCCCCCGGAAAAGCTCGAAAGAATGGTCTCACCTGTGGCTGATGTCCAGGCGACATCGAGACTGTCGTCTGAATTGACGTAAGGAATGATTGTCGGAAAACGAATATTGGAATTGGCATCAACCGGGCGTCGTGCAGTCACAGGAGCGACAGCTCCACCGATCATGCCTCCTGAGGAATCCAGTAAATTTGCTGGAATGGGATTCGTCGGCGTACTGTTGGCTGCCATTAATCGAAACACGGTATACTCGTCCCTGGCTCCCCAGCGAGTTGAGATTTGACGATCTCCCAGTCCATCCTCATGCCAGAATTGTCCATTGGACGCGAATTTGATTCGATACCGTCGCGTTCCCGCTGGTTCGAAAGTCACCTTCGCACTCTGGTCTCCTGCATTCGTTCTAGTGGAGAGCAGATTGTCTTTAGCGTCTGTGTAAATCAATTTTCCGGTAGCAACTGAACGAATGCGATAGGAGCCATCGGGGTAAGCTTCGATAGTAAATTGAGTGGTTTTATCATTCGGGAAGTCTTCGCGGTTGTTATCCACTGCATAAAGAACATTGTCACGGCCAGTTCGAATTCGCAGCAATCGTCCGGTCGCGACAGATTCGATACGATAGATTGCACTCGGTGGAGCTGCGTCAAGTGCGGTCTGCATCATCAGGTAAAACAGACATGTAATTACAGGAATCCCAATCAGGCTGGAATGTTTAAGGGCAAACCCTTCACGACCACATAATCTTGTTATCATCATCAGTCTCCATAAGGCAGATATCGTACAGGTTTGCCCCTTAACGGCCATGGCTCTTTACTCCGGGGAATTCAATGAAATTCAGGTGGAAAACAGGTGGCAAAATGACCGATGACACATCTCTGTCTCAAAAACTGGCTCAGATAGGAATTA from Rubinisphaera italica includes the following:
- a CDS encoding RICIN domain-containing protein, which codes for MITRLCGREGFALKHSSLIGIPVITCLFYLMMQTALDAAPPSAIYRIESVATGRLLRIRTGRDNVLYAVDNNREDFPNDKTTQFTIEAYPDGSYRIRSVATGKLIYTDAKDNLLSTRTNAGDQSAKVTFEPAGTRRYRIKFASNGQFWHEDGLGDRQISTRWGARDEYTVFRLMAANSTPTNPIPANLLDSSGGMIGGAVAPVTARRPVDANSNIRFPTIIPYVNSDDSLDVAWTSATGETILSSFSGGQWKNGNHIKISNALPILAGFTKDSQGNRYLMTGTGEKVVASMNPNARRKNILNILKLPPGSQSPQLFVDLNQESYYRKWGIYNPLLVSPSDGRFSVRSQLVHGNGVLTASFAHNIPGADGYVHDTMCILAVNTAGQSVFREGGGMHCGDLQTIYDGRDFVQAQAHERGIVLSKLSPGSNGQMSWSDHKLVFKNDHHELLLGGLVQTPSGYLVVFSHPNFGVNPENGLPVWFVSIPKNFESLPNWRWPNKTEVYSDEVRSFKLAMPPQNPGRRDSYERPRVAPIGNQRYAVLWEYLINGEYQNTYSIIVDQYGQALSNVQLISDSRIHNSNNAFQFPASGKVGWISGDATSASLILHTLDQNLNSAKYSLSVQ